The Plasmodium malariae genome assembly, contig: PmUG01_00_29, whole genome shotgun sequence genome includes the window CCTAAACCCTAAAcctaaaccctaaaccctaaaccctaaaccctaaaccctgaaccctgaaccctaaaccctgaaaCCCTGAAACCtaaccctgaaccctaaaaccctgaaccctgaaccctaaaccaAGTATAACCTATATACTAACTCCAaaatcataatttaaaattttattttttttaaattcatatcTAGAATTCTCCTATTTCTTTCAGAAAGATATCAAAATCCGTTTTTTAGATGCTTTTCTTTGCAAAATGGAAATTTTTTCCATCAaacattccattattatGATTTACTAATTCTGTATAATATTGCACAGTATTTAATAATCTTTTGtcttattgtttttttttcctttgttccctatttcaatattaaatatatcccTTCCTTCGtattttatatcttataatattcattcgATTAAACATACAGCATTTGAGTATATAACCTGTTTACATTCTGCTAGTAGTCCACAATTtcttttatctattttttaatgaaaattaccGTTATAGCACATGTATTTGATGAATgtactcaaaaaaaaaacaaaatacatatttgctatttaattaaataaatattttaatgttaaataacagtattattaaaaacgaaacattaaaaatataaataatacaaaataatcttatattatattgtcaTACCACATCATTATTGAATTGACAAGTGCAtgttaaaaggataaaagtataaatttttataaagataaGTCACTTCATTTTtcgatatattatatagatctatcaaaaaataatttatttataaagagaaaatattaataataatgtaaaactgttttataataaatcacactatagttatttatttaatttcattttattattattttttatttctttttaaaaacttaataatatatatataaccatAATATACTTTACAATAcctacaataaaaaataaattttaaaatgtattatatatacttagataaaatattaataaagtaaaaaaaaaaaaaaaaacatagagtcatagtaaaattattttttgtatatatccatatacatattttttacttaaaaccaaatattttaacaaattgCGGTAATACACaatattatcaaaaattaataatataaatgattaatttttatgttaaaatCCTGATTATgcgtatttttattttccatatcCGTAACCTTTTgcacataataataatattttttcctgtttttaataatattttttacgaaaaataaaagttgcACGGATTACTACATTAAGTAAACGATACTTTATAAAGTGTACATAAACATTATTACTAtaacatttatgtatattttattataaatttcattaGAATATATGAAAAGTGAAAATTACTAAATGAgttcatttaataaatatactcaCAAAATAGCCTCATGTAGGAATTAtgcattatacatatataattaaaaattgcaGGAGAAATATAGTAACGCTTAAGTGCaccttattaaaatataactaataaataagaacaatgttaattattaataaattatatataaaaaataacttttttattttattttttttttaatttaaaaaaatatcgtcattaattttattaattcacaaatttctaatataaatgttatacatttttatatatctttaatatattattaatgcttcacataataaatttacaagaattaaatatagcaaagaaaaatagacaaataaatatacattattgtTTAATTGTGGAGaacatgtatttattttcagtaaatgataatttttatttatataaatgtatagcACATTTTTGGagaactattattattaaaaaaacaagtataaaaaaatataacaattcCAATATACAATCCATTAAtgtaaaattcattttaattaagtttatcaatatataatgaagaaaataaattataatttatttgtataaaaatatttgaataaatatattatttaattagattatccaaaatataattaataccACCATAAaacacaataataataaattatactcTTTTGACCCTTGTATTAATTGAAAACATTTATGATTCACTATTtagtaaataattacaaacatctaacatttaataaatatgttatttaattataaatttatatttttgcctTTAAAAACGTGAAAATCCAAcaaaatgtaatttattattaattttagtaaaaaatatattactcaTAAGATATAAAACTTTACGGTATAAATGCTAgatttttaagtaaaaagtacatatatCTGTTCAACAAATTATCTTAACttgttttcattaaatataaaacaagacacattaattattaatgtaAAATCCATAACACAATTTTTGGTTGaattaacaaataatcatataagactgtaattatttaaaaaataataaattaccaTTCTCTATAATTCTGATGTAAATTAACAAAGAACTTGAAGTATATTTTAGAATTTTTCTATTACATATTACTTTAACATacaaagtatatttttataagtaactatttatataagaaaacaaatatattaaggcATAATATGTAACTATactgaataaatatattaaaatgcaaatataataatcttaaaacttttaaattctaaaaaaagtaacaactttaattttattgttctaTATCAAGAAATATAGTTATAAATtagattatttataaaaattaaataatttttcatgtGTTTATTAAACATAGTACTAGGGATCTTATAgatattactttatattaaaaactcCATTATACAAAGAAACACATTACAAATGAtactttttatctttttctgatcttaattttttgatattttttaactttctTATGGTAGTAAAAAATCTTTAATATAAGTGTAACAccgaataatataaaaggtaataaatagataaaaataccaaaaaaaCCAGTTACATAAAAGTGAACATCCTTACTAGTATTTCGCACCGTCACTTTTATTGTATCTATAGATTTGAAAAACTCTTTAAAAGGAGACATTTCCAacaaattatgtatttttcttaagCATCCAGGTTTAATGatattcaatatataacACAATAAACTTACAAGTCCTAATCCCCAAAATTCTAATAAGAGGGATGttgataaaaacaataaaaatattaagggTAAAGAAAGTCGCaatccatattttttacgtataaTTTTGTTGTACAACTTATTACTAATTGTCctgttttttttaaggaaatTCTCAAAATcaagttctttgaatatttttttttcagaacgagaatatttttttgtttcaaatatacaagaattatttttcataactTGTTTATTCTCTCCCGTACTTTTTCCTGAATTTCTATTTGATCGTTCGCTTTTTCCTAAGTTCCTCATCtcattataacatatatctttattttcatacattccattatttgatatcttttcttttaaccATGCAATATTTGAATCCTTatctttttcaaatttagCTAGGGATCGATAATTTcgcatatataattttctatcATACATGTATTTCACGATAAAATACTTCTTAAACGTCtcctaaaaataaaaataaatattaattatttaatcacATTAACAATATCActctaaaatattacaatttaaaaattaaaatacgaaacatataaataatacaaatatctttaaataattttatcatacGATGTCATagtataaatgatatatccaagttaaaatgataaatgtagcaattttaataaatagtagtgactttattttttgttccattttATAATTCCTTAATACATTAATTTACTCAGAAAGGGTATAATGAACaatatcataatattattttagtaATGAATGATAcacttattatttattttatgtaatttattctattttttgcttttttgtaaacataatataaagcATCTAACTAGAATTTTATACAACagacacaaaaaaaattcaatttaaaaataaactaaaaaatttttatcttaatgttatttataaacaaataacgttaagtgaaataatataaattgaattccttaataaatattcacatgatatatattatttatttaatttattataattataaaataactttttttttaattcttttcaaaataaaacaaatatatgtatatatgatatcttaatatttccaaatataatatatatagagaaTACAGAATGttgagaatatatataatacttctTTCCATATTTCATGAGAATATTTACCAAAATCATTTATGTTTTCTAATTAATAGTTCtaactttataaaaattatatttagcAAAATCTGTTTATtcctaaaaaaattattattatttaaacagtctaataatagtaatgataTATGTAGAAAACAATGTTtcctaaaaaaaattttattttatttgtagtGATGTCATCAGTTACAACTTAAACATATGcactttaatatatactataataaatttaaaaaattcataacaAGCCCCTAATCTGCTAAAACAATCTAAATTTCGGTGATAATTAGAGATTGATCTTTAATTTgtgtaatataatttttaaaagatatattatttaattatatataattattactactatagGGAAAAGAATAgtttgtaaaattatatacttaattttatgtttttaattatataaatatatttagaataaatatataaaaaaaataataataaataaatatagaatacTTGATGTATGaaatatactaaaataaaatgaatattggTAGAATAATGTAATCACTcaattatgttaaaaaaaataataaatataatttgtattttttccatataatttattgtaGATATTTAagttttctttataaaaaaaattaactccAACAATTTAGTAAGATAAAGAGTAAAGGTAAAAATGTTCATTAAggttttcatttaaatataaaccTTCATGAATTCTAAAAgttataattctttattaataattcattctttaaaaaaaaaatacattattatttttccatatttttatatatgaaatataaaaaaattctaaaaattttttaaaaataatattgtatCTAATAAGTTAtgaaacatataattatcatattaatagttttaaaaagatcattttttatgtttacctttaaaataatacgcATAaccacaaaaaataaatggttgggattttattaaatatggaaaaactttataaaataaaattaaatgtaataaatacaatattttcttaaggggtaatttaaattatcacttacaataataaaaatgtaatgaaaaataattgttaaaaatataagttacTGCACTTGCTGCGttataatgtattaattgtaattttatatattgaattAAAGGATCACAAATTTACTATAATACAAATGTCTATGAaacatttacaaataattattgCATATTAAGCACATTTTTATTGTGAATATTGATTACTATCaattttacttctttatggttcaaaaaaaaatagattacATATGCTTATCAGTacagaataataaattattccaaaaaaataatttataatacaaaatatatatagaaacatATGAGCTCCTAAAAATATCtaatatatagtattttatttttgtgtattaatatacatttacatattatacatgttgcataaaaaaatttatatgtatataacattattcttgtgtattaatataatttcgTTAGGCATAAAGAAAAACTTCCTTAGATACATGAAaatcattattttaaaaaaaatatattaattatgacTATGATTCcattatatatgcttatactACAACGGTTAAATTTAAGAATTTTACGATTACATAAATGAACTTTAAAATGCATAATAAACAAACCAAAGGGAATATAGTTATTTCTCCCTCTTCAAAATCAAATAATCGCCTTAATACATATAACcctgatatatataatcaattTTCTAATGgagtaagaaaaaaaaatcaataaaaaaactgtttaaaagaatatatgtcTGCAAAGTAAATACTAAGAgatattcatatattctgaataatttaaactaTCTTTCTAGGTAGGGTCAATATATGTTccgtaattatatataggaCCAAATTTcctaaatattaatttttcaaaaaaaatataactaataCTACAAATGGATAACACATAGCAAACATCCGTCTCCtaagttatttttttgatttacaTGTATTACCATTATACGTACAATAACACCTTCTAAAAAATTCTGATTCAATGCAATCTTTTCACTGTCATAATTAACATATCCAGTTCCcctttacatatttttaattctatattACTTGtttacttttcattttctt containing:
- the PmUG01_00055100 gene encoding fam-l protein yields the protein MEQKIKSLLFIKIATFIILTWIYHLYYDIETFKKYFIVKYMYDRKLYMRNYRSLAKFEKDKDSNIAWLKEKISNNGMYENKDICYNEMRNLGKSERSNRNSGKSTGENKQVMKNNSCIFETKKYSRSEKKIFKELDFENFLKKNRTISNKLYNKIIRKKYGLRLSLPLIFLLFLSTSLLLEFWGLGLVSLLCYILNIIKPGCLRKIHNLLEMSPFKEFFKSIDTIKVTVRNTSKDVHFYVTGFFGIFIYLLPFILFGVTLILKIFYYHKKVKKYQKIKIRKR